The Oncorhynchus clarkii lewisi isolate Uvic-CL-2024 chromosome 8, UVic_Ocla_1.0, whole genome shotgun sequence nucleotide sequence attcttgcataatcaatgcttggagtttgtcagaatttgtggggttttgtttgtccacctgcctcttgaggattgaccacaagttctcaatgggattaaggactggggagtttcctggtcatggacccaaaatatcgacgttttgttccccgagccacttatcacttttgccttatggcaaggtgctccatcatgctggaaaaggcattgttcatcaccaaactgttcctggatggttgggagaagttgctctcggaggatgtgttggtaccattctttattcatggctgtgttcttaggcgaagttgtgagtgagcccactcccttggctgagaagcaacccacacatgaatggtctcgggatgctttactgttggcatgacacaggactgatggtagcgcttaccttgtcttctccgtacaagcttttttcctgatgccccaaacaattggaaagaggattcatcagagaaaatgacttaaccccagtcctcagcagtccaatccctgtaccttttgcagaatatcagtctgtccctgatgttttttctgtagaagtggcttctttgctgcccttcttgaaaccaggccatcctccaaaagtctttgcctcactgtgcatgcatatgcactcacacctgcctgctgccattcctgagcaagctctgtactggtggtgccccgatcccgcagctgaaacAAATTTAGGAaacagtcctggcgcttgctggagttctctccttgaagttcttgatgatccgataaatggtggatttaggtgcaatcttactggcagcagtatccttgcctgtgaagccctttttgtgcaaagcaatgatgatggcacgtgtttccttgcaggtaaccatggttgacagaggaagaacaatgattccaagcaccaccctcttgaagcttccagtctgttattcgaactcaatcagcatgacagagtgatctccagccttgtcctcgtcaacactcacacctgtgttaacgagagagcCACTGACATGGCAGGgctgttttttggggattcagttcatttgcatggcaaatagggactttgcaattaattgcaattcatctgatcactcttcataacattctggagtatatgcaaattgccatcatacaaactgagccagcagactttgtgaaaattaatatttgtgtcattctcaatttttggccacgactgtacaactagtcttaatctgtgtctgggaaaccaatCTGAACATAGCTGTTATTGTCCTGAACCCAACCTGCTGTTCATGCTCTAAGTCTCGTTCCTTTCCATCTTCCAGGTATGTTTGCGATCCGTACCGATCACGAGTACGTCACTCAAGAGGATTTCATGAAGGCGGTTCGCAAGGTTGCCGACTCAAAGAAGCTTGAATCCAAACTGGACTACAAGCCCATATAAATGCCTATATCAGTATTCCTATATGTGAAAATGGAAAGTAGATGAGAAAGAGAGGCTGGGATGGGGTTTGCTGTTGCGGTTTAACTTTTTGTGTGATGCAGAAAAGCTTCTTGGGGGCGGTGTCTGTTCTAATTAGTGTACCATTTATATACAGAGTTGCCAAGAAGTGACCTCAAAACAGTTATAGATATTGGAAATGGATACATTAATGTCTCTGTCTCCACTCCATAGTGTGAAATTTATGCACACTGGCCCAGTATTTAGGGTTATATTAACAAAACAAATATTCTTGCCATTGGAGCACCTGTATCTGTAAAATCAAAGGAATATGTCACATTAAAACATTGATATTTCACACTGATtgtcctattttttttttttgctgcctTTTAAACCTTGGAAGCTGTGATGCCAGGTTTGATTTCTTTGTGATTTTCATAAAGATGCAATTCATAACTTTGTCCACGATTTAAGGGTCAAAAGAAAAAACACCTCACTGTATGCTATATTGACAAAAACAATACATTCTCTATACATTGCACATCAAAAATATTAGGTTTTCCATATCTACATTTACAAATAGTACAAGTAGTTTGCACCTCGATAAACTCAACGTGATAAAATGTGGTTCATATGCTCACACAGCTATAAAACAGTTGGAAATGTCCAATAAAACACCTCAATGTGAAACCATATCATCCATCCGGTAAACACTTTGATTCTGTTGAAATTGTACTCATGTATCTGTTGGAACAGCACCCATTGTGACAATCAGCATGGACTTTTTGGACACCATTCCTTCCTAACAGTAGCCTGTAGAGCTACTTCAATGAGTAACATTACTACGTTCATATTATGAATACTGGTAATATTGACCTGCTACATTACAGTTCattcttcctctacctcctccataTCGGGCTGCTGGAACAGGGCAAAGGACTCTAATACGAAAGCTCTGCATATGGGGCAGTGTTGGAAGCGATGGACACAGCCGTCACATACACAGGCGTGCCTGCAGGGCAGCAGGACGCGGTTAACAGGTGCATTCTGACACACCACACAATCTTTGCCTTTTCCCTCCTCTGACCAATCCTCTTCATCTTCCATTCCTGGCATCTCCTTTCTGGGTTCTCTTTTCTGTGTTTCTGGTGGTGCCTCTGTGCTACGGTCGGGGTCAGTCGCCTCCGACAACCCCTTGCTCTCGGCTGACATAAATAGTGGCTGGAGCAGATAACATTACATTTGTAAGGATGTTAACTGCCAGCATCAGACTTGCTCTTAACAGTGAATACTCTGTTCTAATAACTACAATAGCACATCACGTAGGAAGCAATGTATTGGCACATTGGCCTGCATTCTAAACGGCACGCTAGTATGGATATTAGAACACAAccaaaaatctgaaaaaagtaaTGATAGGCTACTGTAATCTCACTGAGCCCTTGTCCATTACCTTGAACAAGACATTCCTGCTACGTCAATGAGACTGGAGAAATAAATGATGAATTAACAAAAAATAAAGCCGTACCTTCAACTCATACATGTTCCCTTGTGCCGTGAGGAGATACTGAAACAGGATCCGTGCCGACAGGCTGTATTTGTCATCTGGAACGTGAACCACTGTGACGCTGGCGACCTGAGCGAGAGGAACAATGAGGGATAATGAGTGTCACATCCCAGGACTACGCCCATGCCAAGATGGTAACTTTAAACCTAACAAGCACACCTTATATCGGGGTGTGGATTGCATCATTACCCCTAGGATAATACACATTGAAGTGATTGGACTTCCCGGACACAGATTCGTCCTGGACATAAAAGCTCTTTCAGTGGGAATTCGCGGTTGAGCATGTTCTAGGACTAGGTTTAATGTGTCCACGAAACTGGCCCCATGTGACGATGTTCCAAGTGTTACCAAGACTGTCACACTAACAATGTTGTACGTGTCCCTTGCTTCAGATTCGGCCAGTGTGAGGACAGCCACTATAGGGTAGCGTTCCCGTGGCAAAAGCCCGAAATTAGTGATCCCCAGATCGGCTGGCATCTTGGTATAatgctcctctctgtcctctccactgaTACTGAGCCTTTGGTTAAGGGGTAAAATACATGCAGGATGAAACTGAACTGAAAGACATGCCATTTTAGCCTTGCATGCACTCCATCCGTCTATCCTCAACCTTAGTGTCACAACTAAATATCATGATGATGAAATATGACATATCATACATCAATGAAACATGCATTAATGTGCAATATTTCATAAAAGACAAACATGAGCAAATAATATCTTCTAGAACCTGACTATcggaaatcaaatgttatttgtcacaagcctttcccaacgatgcagagtaaAACAATTAActttaaaaagtaacacaagaagaATCAAATACATAAGAAtgaagctacagtgccttgcgaaagtattcggcccccttgaactttgcgaccttttgccacatttcaggcttcaaacataaagatataaaactgtatttttttgtgaagaatcaacaacaagtgggacacaatcatgaagtggaacgacatttattggatatttcaaacttttttaacaaatcaaaaactgaaaaattgggtgtgcaaaattattcagcccccttaagttaatactttttagcgccaccttttgctgcgattacagctgtaagtcgcttggggtatgtctctatcagttttgcacatcgagagactgacattttttcccattcctccttgcaaaacagctcgagctcagtgaggttggatggagagcatttgtgaacagcagttttcagttctttccacagattctcgattggattcaggtctggactttgacttggccattctaacacctggatatgtttatttttgaaccattccattgtagattttgctttatgttttggatcattgtctttttggaagacaaatctctgtcccagtctcaggtcttttgcagactccatcaggttttcttccagaatggtcctgtatttggctccatccaacttcccatcaattttaaccatcttccctgtccctgctgaagaaaagcaggcccaaaccatgatgctgccaccaccatgtttgacagtggggatggtgtgttcagggtgatgtgctgtgttgcttttacgccaaacataacgttttgcattgttgccaaaaagttcaattttggttacatctgaccagagcaccttcttccacatgtttggtgtgtctcccaggtggcttgtggcaaactttaaacgacactttttatggatatctttaagaaatgtctttcttcttgccactcttccataaaggccagatttgtgcaatatatgactgattgttgtcctatggacagagtctcccacctcagctgtagatctctgcagttcatccagagtgatcatgggcctcttggctgcatctctgatcagtcttctccttgtatgagctgaaagtttagagggacggccaggtcttggtagatttgcagtggtctgatactccttccatttcaatattatcgcttgcacagtgctccttgggatgtttaaagcttgggaaatctttttgtatccaaatccggctttaaacttcttcacaacagtatctcggacctgcctggtgtgttccttgttcttcatgatgctctctgcgcttttaacggacctctgagactatcacagtgcaggtgcatttatacggagacttgattacacacaggtggattgtatttatcatcattagtcatttagttcaacattggatcattcagagatcctcactgaacttctcgagagagtttgctgcactgaaagtaaagggactgaataattttgcacgcccaatttttcagtttttgatttgttaaaaacgtttgaaatatccaataaatgtcgttccacttcatgattgtgtcccacttgttgttgattcttcacaaaaaaatacagttttatatctttatgtttgaagcctgaaatgtggcaaaaggtcgcaaagttcaagggggccgaatactttcgcaaggcactgtatatacagagagtaccagtaccagatcaatgtgcaggaaggggtatgaggtatttgagttagacactgtatgtacatagaggcagggtaaagtgactagacaacaggatagataataataagagtaaaaatGAAGAACACATCATAGGACCATCCCATATACAAAACATGTACTTATACTAACAACAACGATACCGATTATACGATTATCAGATTATCGCCTGTGAGAAGGATACTGGAAGCTTTGGCAGTGGTGGTACTGGAAGTGCAGAGCTTCCTGGAACAGATGTGGCGTGGCGAGCTTACTGGGGCCGTGTTGGTGGGTCTGTAGCGCCCCCTGTAGGGCATGGACACCACAACCCCAGTAACAACTCAGCACACAAGGCTCCAGGCAGCATGGAAGCAGGGACACACCCTCTGGAAAGAGGAAAACAATGAATGATTCAA carries:
- the LOC139415286 gene encoding cell growth regulator with RING finger domain protein 1 isoform X1 gives rise to the protein MAAVFLITLYEYSPLFYITVISLCFVVTAAMVLGWFGFDVPVILRSSDETESVVPVPEKRMVQVTNPFALEMGSSGVASVTEGVSLLPCCLEPCVLSCYWGCGVHALQGALQTHQHGPSKLATPHLFQEALHFQYHHCQSFHISGEDREEHYTKMPADLGITNFGLLPRERYPIVAVLTLAESEARDTYNIVSVTVLVTLGTSSHGASFVDTLNLVLEHAQPRIPTERAFMSRTNLCPGSPITSMCIILGVMMQSTPRYKVASVTVVHVPDDKYSLSARILFQYLLTAQGNMYELKPLFMSAESKGLSEATDPDRSTEAPPETQKREPRKEMPGMEDEEDWSEEGKGKDCVVCQNAPVNRVLLPCRHACVCDGCVHRFQHCPICRAFVLESFALFQQPDMEEVEEE
- the LOC139415286 gene encoding cell growth regulator with RING finger domain protein 1 isoform X2, giving the protein MAAVFLITLYEYSPLFYITVISLCFVVTAAMVLGWFGFDVPVILRSSDETESVVPVPEKRMVQVTNPFALEMGSSGVASVTEGVSLLPCCLEPCVLSCYWGCGVHALQGALQTHQHGPSKLATPHLFQEALHFQYHHCQSFHISGEDREEHYTKMPADLGITNFGLLPRERYPIVAVLTLAESEARDTYNIVASVTVVHVPDDKYSLSARILFQYLLTAQGNMYELKPLFMSAESKGLSEATDPDRSTEAPPETQKREPRKEMPGMEDEEDWSEEGKGKDCVVCQNAPVNRVLLPCRHACVCDGCVHRFQHCPICRAFVLESFALFQQPDMEEVEEE